The uncultured Sphaerochaeta sp. genome includes the window TTGATTGCATTGATGTTCCTGACATATGTTCCTGAACTGACACTGATTGTTCCACGTCTGCTTGGGTATATTTATTAAGAGATAGAGAAGAAGGGTTGTTTTATGAAAGCTTTATATTACGTAGGAGAGAAACAGATGGTGCTTAGGGAAGTTCCTACGCCTGTTCCCTCCGAGAATGAGTATCTGATTCAGGTTAAATCAAACGGAATCTGTGGTTCTGACTTCGAAGGATATATGGGAAAGACCGGCCGTAGAACTCCTCCTATGATTATGGGGCATGAGTTCAGTGGTGTGGTTACCCAGGCTCCGAAGGGTGGGAAATTTCAGGAAGGGCAGAAAGTAGTTGTCTTTCCCAAGCCCTACTGTGGTGTTTGTGAATTCTGCAAGAAGGGTATGGTAAACGTATGTCCGGAAGGCATTTGCATGGGAGTACTCGATGTCGATGGTTCCATGTGTGAGTATGTAACCATCGAGGAGAAATACCTCCTTCCATTTGATGGTATCAGTTTCAACGAAGCTGCCTTCACAGAACCTTTGGCAGTTGCATATCGCTCGGTCTACAAGATCAGCGATGCTGAACTTGCAGAGGCTGATTACACCCTGATAATTGGAGCCGGTACCATTGGACTGATGGCTCTTGCACTGCTGAAGTATCGTGGTGCGAAGAATGTCATCGTCAGTGATGCTACTGATTTCCGCCTTGGCATTGCTAAGGAACTGGGAGCCGATTATCTCGTGAATCCCAGAACCCAGGATTTCCTTGCAGAGATTACAACAATCACCTCTGGTAAGATGATCGATTTCTCCATCGAGGCGGTAGGTATTGCACCGACGGCTAAGAACTCACTCGAGTGCTTGAAGATTGGTGGAACTGCTATCTGGATTGGAAATGCCCAGAAAATGATTGAAGTCAATATGCAGAACATTGTAACCAAGGAATTGAAGATCAAGGGAAACTATGTATATGACCTCGATGGCTTTGCAGACAGCCTTAGGCTGTTGAGTGAAAGAAAAATCAACATCAAGCCGCTCATCACCCATAGCTATAAGCTGGAAGATGGTGTGCAGGCCTTCAAGGATTTGGAAAACAATCGTGAAGGTAAGATGCTGAAGGTTATGTTGGAAAGTTAGGATGATATGGGTAACAGATAGTGTCTCCTGATACTGCTGTTGCCGATGATCTATACCGCTTCAACAATAGATTTGTTGAAGTATGTGTTGAGATTGCTAAGGAGAGAGAAGATGAACTATTCTCAAGAATTGGTGAAGGAACTGCAGCTGAAGGCTATCCAGGTAAGGGCAAACATCCTGGAGATGATCCCCCCTGGCAAGGTGGGGCACCTTGGCGGGAGCAGCTCGATAGCGGATGTGATGGCGGCCCTGTACTTCCACACGATGAAGGTGAACAAGGACGACCCGAAGGACCCAAGCCGTGACCGGCTGATCATGAGCAAGGGGCACGCGGTGCTGGTGCAGTATGCATGCCTTGCCGAGCTGGGGTACTTCGAGCGTAGCGAGCTGGGCAAGGTGAAGACCTTCGAGGGGATCCTGCAGGGACACCCGGACATGGACAAGACCCCGGGCATCGAGGCGGTGACCGGGAGCCTCGGGCAGGGACTGTCGGTATCCCTGGGTGTGGCCCTGGGCCTTACGCTGGATAAGAGCGAGAGCCGGGTGTACACGATCCTGGGGGACGGTGAGCTTGCAGAGGGACAGGTGTGGGAGGCCGTGATGGCAGCGGCAGTATACAAGGCAAGCAACCTGACTGCGATCGTGGACTGGAACGGCGTGCAGGCGACCAGCACGACCGCCGAGATCTTCCCGATCGAGAACCTGGTGGAGAAGTGGAAGGCCTTCGGGTGGAACGTGATCGAGATCGACGGGCACGACATGGTGCAGGTCCTGGAGGCGATTGATGCTGCAAAGGCATACAAGGAAGGCCCGACTGCGATCATGGCACACACCATCAAGGGCAAGTGCTTCCCGTTCGCGGAGGGCAAGGCCAAGTACCACAACGCGGCTATGAGTGAGGAAGAGTACAAGATTGCATGGCAGTGCATCGACAACATGAGGAAGGAGGTAGAGGCATGAGGACGACAGACAGCCTGAGGACAACCTACGGCGAGACATTGGTCGAGCTGGGAAAGGACAACAAGGATATCGTGATGCTGGAAGCCGACCTGGGCAACTCCACGATGAGCAAGCTGTTCGCAGCGGAGTACCCCGAGCGCTACTTCCAGATGGGGATCGCCGAGCAGAACATGGCGTCGGTCTCCGCAGGACTCTCCCTGACTGGGAAGATCCCGTTCATGAACTCGTTTGCGGTGTTCGCATCAGGTCGTGCCTACGACCAGATCCGCTCCTCGATCACGATCGCGAACCTGAACGTGAAGATCTGCGGCTCGAGCGCCGGGCTCTCGGACTACGGCGACGGCAAGACGCACCAGAGCATCGACGACATCGCACTGATGCAGGTGTTGCCGCACATGACCGTGCTCAGCCCCTGTGACGCAGTGGAGACCGAGAAGATGGTCAGGGCGATGGTGGAAGAGAAGGGACCGATGTACCTGCGCATCAACCGAAACGACCTGCCCATCGTGACCAACCCCGACGAGGAGTACCACATCGGCAAGATGACCCAGATGGTCGATGGAGGGGACGTGGTGATCTTCGCCACCGGCGTGATGGTGCAGCAGTCCATGGAGGCTGCAAAGATCCTCGCAAAGGAAGGCATCTCCGCGAGAGTGGTGAACGTGTCGACGATCAAGCCGCTGGACACCGAGGCCCTGCTCGGCTTCTGTGAGGGGGTGAAGGGCGTGGTGACCGCCGAGGAGCACAACGTCATCGGCGGACTTGGCAGCGTGGTGTGCCAGGCGCTCAGCAAGAGCCGCCTGCCCATCGAGATGCTGGGAGTGGGCGACCGCTACGGCACCAGTGCGGAGAACTACGAGATCCTGCTCAGGCACTACGGCCTGGAGGCGGAGGATGTCGCGAAGAAGGTCAGGAGCGTCCTGGCCGACAAGTAAGGAGCAAAGAGATGAGGATAGGATTCATAGGACTTGGGATCATGGGCAAGCCCATGGCGAAGAACCTGATCAAGGCCGGCTACAGCCTGGTCGTGAACGATATCAACAAGGAAGCGGTCGCCGAGCTGGTCGCCTCCGGGGCTGCAGAGGCAGCAAGCGCAAAGGAAGTGGCATCACAGAGCGATGTGGTGGTCACGATGTTGCCCAACTCCCCCCATGTGCAGACAGTGGTACTTGGAGAGGGTGGGGTAATCGAAGGTGCGAAGGAAGGCCTGGTGGTGGTGGACATGAGCTCCATCAGCCCGATCGTGAGCCGGGAGGTTGCCGCAGAGCTGGCGAAGAAGGGAGTGGTCATGCTTGACGCCCCGGTCTCCGGCGGGGAGCCCAAGGCGATCGACGGTACGCTGGCGATCATGGTCGGCGGACCGGAGGAGACCTTCAAGGTGGTCGAGCCGATCCTGCAGGTGATGGGTGGGAGTGTGACCCTGGTCGGTGAGATCGGGAGCGGGAACACGACCAAGCTGGCGAACCAGATCATGGTGGCGGCGAACATCGCGGGGATGAGCGAGGCACTGGTGCTTGCAACCAAGGCCGACGTGGATCCCGAGAAGGTGTTCAAGGCAATCCGTGGTGGACTTGCCGGCAGCACGGTCCTCGATGCGAAGGCACCTTTGGTGCTGGACGGGAACTTCAAGCCCGGGTTCCGCATCGACCTGCACATCAAGGACCTGCAGAACGCGCTTGACACGGCAGCAACGGTGAAGACCCCGACACCTCTCTCAGACTCGATCATCGGGATGATGAGGTCCCTCTCCTCAGACGGCAAGGGATCTGACGACCACGGCGGGCTTGTCCAGTGGTACGAGAAGGAAGCGGGCATTGAGGTTCGTAAGTAATCGAATCTTGATCATATAACTGAGAGCCAGGTCCCGACTGTAGGGAACTGGCTCCATTTCTTTTCCCTATCTCTTTAAAACTTGTATTACCGGTAAAACGACGGGACAGATAATGATGGTATGTAAGAAATGTTATATGTATTTATATACTGCAGTAACACTTTGCAGCAATTCAAACAATTAAAAAATATCGATAAATATATACCATGAAGTAAATTTGTATAAGAATTTAGTTGACATATAATACTTGTATGATAACCTATCAGTGGTACTGACTTGGAGGGGAGCTTTTAATGCCGCAACAGAATTCAACGAAAATTGTGAGACAAGAGAAGATATCCAACCAAGTGTATGAACAGTTACTTGCCCAGATCAAGAGCAATAAATGGAAGGAGGGCGCAAAGCTTCCTTCCGAAAATGAAATGAGGCAAGAATTTGGAGTGAGCCGCATCAGCATTCGTGAGGCGATGCAGAAGCTCAAGGCCTTGGGAATCGTAGAGACACGCCACGGGGAAGGGTCCTTCATCAGAAGAGTGACCAGTGAGAACTACCGTGACATGTTGTTTCCCATGTTCATGATCGATAAGAACTCCTTGCAGGAGATTCTTGAGTACAGGATGGTAATGGAAGTAGGGGCAACGGAGATAGCCGCTACGAGAATCACGAAAGAGGAATGTGACGCACTTGAGGCTATTGTTGTCCGAATGGAGCAGAATGCCACCGACATCAAGGTATTTGCCCATGATGATATCCAGTTCCATATGGCTATCGCAAAAGCAACGAAGAACAACATGCTGATCAATGTGGCTCTTTTCATGCAGGATCTGATGAATGCAAGTATGGAGTCCATTGTCACTCATTTGGGTATGCATGACGGTAGGTATTACCACCGACTTATCCTCGAAGCATTAAGGGTACATAACAGGGAAGAGGCAGCCAGGCTGATGCGAGAGCATGTTGCAAAGACTGTTGATCGGATTTCAGAGTTAGCTGAGCTGTAGGTTTTCCTGACAGATGAAGCTGATGAGTGAAATACCTTGTATGAGTCTTCCAACTTATAGGACGTCATACAACTTATGAGTAATTTTATGGCTTATGCCATAAAAAAATAAAAGGAGAGTTTTGTATGAAGAAAAACAGAATTCTTGTTATCCTTCTGGTACTGTTGGTTGCGACTTCACTGTTCGCAGAAGGTCAGAAAGAGGCTGAAAGCACCAAGCTTTGGCCAAAGACACAGCCGGTAGTATACGTCGGCTTCGGAGCCGGCGGTGGTACTGATACTGCTGTTCGCCCGGTTATCGCAAAGATGGAAGAGTATCTTGGGGAAACCATCAACGTGGTTAACCAGGAAGGTGCTGCATCCGCAGTTGCTGCTAATACTGTAATGTACAGCAAGAAGCATGATGGTTACAGCCTGTTCGCCACCGGTAGTGGTCCAATCTCTGGATTCCGCGTAATGGGAACCAGTGATACCTACTGGGCTGACTGGGCTTCCTTCCACCCCTACATGGGTGCTGCTGCTCTTGTTGTTGCTGCAGATTCCGATATCAAGACCTATGCTGATGCAGTAGCTTACCTCAATAGTGGCAAGCAGAACATGGCAATCAGCGGCTTTGGTGTTGGTCCCCACGTACTTTTCGAGGCTATTCGTGAAGTTGGTGGTATCAATGCTCCCAACTACATGACCGCTGGTTCCTGCCGTCAGGCTGGTATCAACGTCATCGCAGGCGATGCAGAGATTGCCATGGGTACCTTCTCCTCCTTGATCGACTTCATCAAGGCTGGACAGCTTCGCGCCCTCGCCATCACTGATACCAAAGACTACACTGACTTCGGACTCAACATTCCTTCCATCTTGAAGGTGCAGGACAATGCAGAGAACATCCCCTTGCTCAGTGAGACTTGGCCTCTCTTGATCCCACGTGATGTCCCTCAGAACATTCTTGATGGTCTGACTGAGGCGTTCTACTGGGCAGTAGAGCAGCCCGAGATTGTTGACTATGCAAGAGAGCAGGGATTGGTCCTTGCCGGTTATGCTGGCGAAGATGCTGACAAATTCCTTGCCATCCAGGAAGCTGGATATGCTTGGACCTTGGACAACGTCGGTTCCACCGTTAAGAGTCCTGCTACGTTTGGTATTCCCAAGCTTGCAGACTTCGACTGGGACGTGGCTAAGCAGAACATCAAATAATATGTCTTGCTTCGGGGGATGGGCTACCCATCTCCCGAATTTATTAGGAAAAGGATAGTTGCATGAGCCAAATTAAGAAAACAACTGCTTCCGATCTCATCATGGGTATAATCCTGTTGGCATTCGGAGTCTATCTTATTGTTGAGTCCCTTGGTATGAAGGTGTTCAACAGTTTTCTCGATGCACCAGGATTCTTCCCATTCATTCTGGGAATCATATTCTGTCTGTTCGGAATCGTTATGTTGATTGGGGCAATTCGAGGGGGAAGTGTAGCAGCGACAAAAAGCACATTTCGAAAGGACAGCCTTATTGCGTTGTTCCTCAGCCCAGAATCAAAACGCGTAGTCATTCTCTCATTCTTTATGGTGGTCTATATCTATGGCTTGATAGGTAGAATTCATTTTGCAATAGCCACCTTTCTCTATCTGGTTGTTACCTTCTGGTATCTGAAATCTACAACCTGGTTGAAGAATATCATTATTTCAGTCCTTTCAGCGTTACTGATCAGTGCTATTTTCCAGTATGTCTTTAAAATTCCTCTACCATAGAGGTGGGAGCACCTATGTTTGAAGCATTTGCACAGCAATTTGCCCTGTTCGGGTCCGCAGCAGCACAGGCGTTCGGATATCCACAGGTATTTGTTACAATGATTGCAACCGTGGCCGGTATCGTGGTTGGAGCAGTTCCTGGACTGACCGCTACCATGGCCCTCGCCCTGCTGATCAACCTTACCTACTCAATGCAGCTTGCCACTGCTGTAGCCTTCCTCCTCGGAGTCTACGTCGGAGCTGTCATGGGTGGTTGTTATTCGGCAATTATGATTAACATCCCTGGAACACCATCAGCGGCGGCAACCGCCTTGGATGGATTTGTCCTTGCCAAGAAAGGGCATGGTGGACAAGCAATTGGAGTTGGTATTGTAGCCTCCTTTGTAGGTACTCTGATTTCAATTCTTCTGTTGATCTTCCTGACCCCATTTCTCTATAAGATCGCACTGAAGTTCGGTCAGTGGGAGTACTTCCTTATCTCCGTCTTCGGTATCATGATCTGCGGCAACCTCTCTACGCAGAGTACTCCTCTCAAGGGTTGGATAGTAGGATTCCTGGGATTCTTTACTGCCATGATCGGCTTGGATGCCGTCTATGCGTTCCCGCGGTTTACCTATGGCAGCTATGACTTGATGGGTGGAATCTCCCTGATCCCTGCCTTGATTGGTGTATTTGGCATCTCTGAGATTCTAACTGTCTTGCAGGAAGATATTCCCTATTCAATTGAGAGCCAGCTAGGAAAAGTGCTTCCCGATAAGAGTATGGTCAAGGATGTTCTTTCCACAGCTGTCCGCTCCGGCTTTATCGGAAGCGGTATTGGAGCAGTCCCTGGTGCTGGTGAAGATATTGCAGCCTGGGTCAGCTACGATGTTGGAAAGCGACGCAGTAAGCATGGACATCTTTTCGGGAAAGGTAGTTATGAAGGCCTCGCGTCTGCTGAGACAGCGAACAACGCCTGTATTGGCGGTGCCATGATTCCCCTGCTTACCCTTGCTGTTCCTGGATCTCCTCCAGCGGCCATGTTCCTTGCAGCCATCTGGCTCCATGGAATCAAGCCAGGTCCAATGCTCGCACTTGAATCCCCGGACTTCCTCTACCTGACTGCAGTGACGCTCTTGATCGCAACCGCATCAATGTTGGTATTCGGTCTGCTGCTCACCAAGCCAATGGTAAAGATCTTGAAGATAAACCGGAAGATTTTGATGCCAATCATTGTTCCCCTGACGGTCATTGGCGCGTATGCCGGAAACGTGAACATCTTTGACATCCATGTCATGTTCATTTTCGGTATCCTCGGATACATCTTGCGTAAACTCAACTATCCGATGGCACCTTTGGTACTGGGAATCATTCTTGGACCTACGGCTGACATCAGTTTCCGCCAGGCTCTTATGCAGGGACAGGGTTCAATCATCCCATTGCTGGGTCGTCCTGTCGGTATCATATTGATGCTTGCTATTGTCTGGATTTTCATCAGTGGTGTAAAAAACAGCCGCTTGCAAAAGAAAACCAGCGCTAGCCAACCACAATAAAGGAAGTTAATCGTGAATGTGAAAGATAAAGTCATCCTGGTCACCGGCGGAGCCGGAGGCCTCGGAGCGGTCATGGTGGAGTTGCTCTGCAAACATGGGGCAAAGCTGTACATCCTCGACCTCGATGAGAAGAAAGGGATGGAGTTGGAAGCAGAACTCGTAAAGAGCTCCTATTGTGCAAGCTTCATCCAGATGGATCTTACCAGCGAAGAAGCATGGAAAGAGACTATTGATACGGTAGTGGCAAAAGAGGGAAGGATTGATGTCCTGGTGAACAACGCCGGTATCAACATCAGAAAGCCCATCGAGGAGATGGTCATAAGTGAGTTCAACACTATGATGCTCGTCAATGTTGGTTCAGTATTCCTCGGTACCAAGTACGTGATTCCTGTCATGCGAAAACAGGGTGGTGGAGCAATTATCAACACCTCCTCTGTCTGTGGTTTGATCGGTCACCGCTATACCCCAGAGGCGTATACCACCACCAAGGGTGCGGTCACCCTTTTGACCAAATCCATTGCCAGTAGATACGGAAGTGAGAACATCAGGTGTAACTCAATTCACCCCAGCACAGTCGATACTCCTCTTGTGCAGCAGATGTTCAAAGACCCGGTAAAGAAACAACAACGGTTTGATGAGGTTCCATTGGGACGTCTTGCCACATCTGATGATGTCGCAAACGCTGTTTTGTACCTCGCAAGCGAAGAGGCCTCTTTCATCAATGGGGTTGCCCTGCCAGTAGATGGTGGCGTGACCTGTTGCTGAACACGAATCCTGTACATGTAAGGAGAGAGAAGATGAACTATTCTCAAGAATTGGTGAAGGAACTGCAGCTGAAGGCGATCCAGGTAAGAGCAAACATCCTGGAGATGATCCCCCCCGGCAAGGTGGGGCACCTTGGAGGCAGCAGCTCGATAGCGGATGTGATGGCGGCCCTGTACTTCCACACGATGAAGGTGAACAAGGACGACCCGAAGGATCCCGCCCGTGACCGGCTGATCATGAGCAAGGGGCACGCGGTCCTGGTGCAGTATGCATGCCTTGCCGAGCTGGGGTACTTCGAGCGTAGCGAGCTGGGCAAGGTGAAGACCTTCGAGGGGATCCTGCAGGGACACCCGGACATGGACAAGACCCCGGGCATCGAGGCGGTGACCGGGAGCCTCGGGCAGGGACTGTCGGTATCCCTGGGTGTGGCCCTGGGCCTTACGCTGGATAAGAGCGAGAGCCGGGTGTACACGATCCTGGGGGACGGTGAGCTTGCAGAGGGACAGGTGTGGGAGGCCGTGATGGCAGCGGCAGTATACAAGGCAAGCAACCTGACTGCGATCGTGGACTGGAACGGCGTGCAGGCGACCAGCACGACCGCCGAGATCTTCCCGATCGAGAACCTGGTGGAGAAGTGGAAGGCCTTCGGGTGGAACGTGATCGAGATCGACGGGCACGACATGGTGCAGGTCCTGGAGGCGATTGATGCTGCAAAGGCATACAAGGAAGGCCCGACTGCGATCATGGCACACACCATCAAGGGCAAGTGCTTCCCGTTCGCGGAGGGCAAGGCCAAGTACCACAACGCGGCTATGAGTGAGGAAGAGTACAAGATTGCATGGCAGTGCATCGACAACATGAGGAAGGAGGTAGAGGCATGAGGACGACAGACAGCCTGAGGACAACCTACGGCGAGACATTGGTCGAGCTGGGAAAGGACAACAAGGATATCGTGATGCTGGAAGCCGACCTGGGCAACTCCACGATGAGCAAGCTGTTCGCAGCGGAGTACCCCGAGCGCTACTTCCAGATGGGGATCGCCGAGCAGAACATGGCGTCGGTCTCCGCAGGACTCTCCCTGACTGGGAAGATCCCGTTCATGAACTCGTTTGCGGTGTTCGCATCAGGTCGTGCCTACGACCAGATCCGCTCCTCGATCACGATCGCGAACCTGAACGTGAAGATCTGCGGCTCGAGCGCCGGGCTCTCGGACTACGGCGACGGCAAGACGCACCAGAGCATCGACGACATCGCACTGATGCAGGTGCTGCCGCACATGACTGTGCTCAGCCCCTGTGATGCAGTGGAGACCGAGAAGATGGTCAGGGCCATGGTGGAACAGAAGGGACCGATGTACCTGCGCATCAACCGAAACGACCTGCCGGTGGTGACCGACCCCGACGAGGAGTACCACATCGGCAAGATGACCCAGATGGTCGACGGAGGGGACGTGGTGATCTTCGCAACCGGCGTGATGGTGCAGCAGTCCATGGAGGCTGCAAAGATCCTCGCAAAGGAAGGCATCTCCGCGAGAGTGGTGAACGTGTCGACGATCAAGCCGCTGGACACCGAGGCCCTGCTCGGCTTCTGTGAGGGGGTGAAGGGCGTGGTGACCGCCGAGGAGCACAACGTCATCGGCGGACTTGGCAGCGTGGTGTGCCAGGCGCTCAGCAAGAGCCGCCTGCCCATCGAGATGCTGGGAGTGGGCGACCGCTACGGCACCAGTGCGGAGAACTACGAGATCCTGCTCAGGCACTACGGCCTGGAGGCGGAGGATGTCGCGAAGAAGGTCAGGAGCGTCCTGGCCGACAAGTAAGGAGCAAAGAGATGAGGATAGGATTCATAGGACTTGGGATCATGGGCAAGCCCATGGCGAAGAACCTGATCAAGGCCGGCTACAGCCTGGTCGTGAACGATATCAACAAGGAAGCGGTCGCCGAGCTGGTCGCCTCCGGGGCTGCAGAGGCAGCAAGCGCAAAGGAAGTGGCATCACAGAGCGATGTGGTGGTCACGATGTTGCCCAACTCCCCCCATGTGCAGACAGTGGTACTTGGAGAGGGTGGGGTAATCGAAGGTGCGAAGGAAGGCCTGGTGGTGGTGGACATGAGCTCCATCAGCCCGATTGTGAGCCGGGAGGTTGCCGCAGAGCTGGCGAAGAAGGGAGTGGTCATGCTTGACGCCCCGGTCTCCGGCGGGGAGCCCAAGGCGATCGACGGTACGCTGGCGATCATGGTCGGC containing:
- a CDS encoding tripartite tricarboxylate transporter TctB family protein, giving the protein MSQIKKTTASDLIMGIILLAFGVYLIVESLGMKVFNSFLDAPGFFPFILGIIFCLFGIVMLIGAIRGGSVAATKSTFRKDSLIALFLSPESKRVVILSFFMVVYIYGLIGRIHFAIATFLYLVVTFWYLKSTTWLKNIIISVLSALLISAIFQYVFKIPLP
- a CDS encoding tripartite tricarboxylate transporter substrate-binding protein, translating into MKKNRILVILLVLLVATSLFAEGQKEAESTKLWPKTQPVVYVGFGAGGGTDTAVRPVIAKMEEYLGETINVVNQEGAASAVAANTVMYSKKHDGYSLFATGSGPISGFRVMGTSDTYWADWASFHPYMGAAALVVAADSDIKTYADAVAYLNSGKQNMAISGFGVGPHVLFEAIREVGGINAPNYMTAGSCRQAGINVIAGDAEIAMGTFSSLIDFIKAGQLRALAITDTKDYTDFGLNIPSILKVQDNAENIPLLSETWPLLIPRDVPQNILDGLTEAFYWAVEQPEIVDYAREQGLVLAGYAGEDADKFLAIQEAGYAWTLDNVGSTVKSPATFGIPKLADFDWDVAKQNIK
- the garR gene encoding 2-hydroxy-3-oxopropionate reductase; the encoded protein is MRIGFIGLGIMGKPMAKNLIKAGYSLVVNDINKEAVAELVASGAAEAASAKEVASQSDVVVTMLPNSPHVQTVVLGEGGVIEGAKEGLVVVDMSSISPIVSREVAAELAKKGVVMLDAPVSGGEPKAIDGTLAIMVGGPEETFKVVEPILQVMGGSVTLVGEIGSGNTTKLANQIMVAANIAGMSEALVLATKADVDPEKVFKAIRGGLAGSTVLDAKAPLVLDGNFKPGFRIDLHIKDLQNALDTAATVKTPTPLSDSIIGMMRSLSSDGKGSDDHGGLVQWYEKEAGIEVRK
- a CDS encoding transketolase C-terminal domain-containing protein: MRTTDSLRTTYGETLVELGKDNKDIVMLEADLGNSTMSKLFAAEYPERYFQMGIAEQNMASVSAGLSLTGKIPFMNSFAVFASGRAYDQIRSSITIANLNVKICGSSAGLSDYGDGKTHQSIDDIALMQVLPHMTVLSPCDAVETEKMVRAMVEQKGPMYLRINRNDLPVVTDPDEEYHIGKMTQMVDGGDVVIFATGVMVQQSMEAAKILAKEGISARVVNVSTIKPLDTEALLGFCEGVKGVVTAEEHNVIGGLGSVVCQALSKSRLPIEMLGVGDRYGTSAENYEILLRHYGLEAEDVAKKVRSVLADK
- a CDS encoding tripartite tricarboxylate transporter permease, with translation MFEAFAQQFALFGSAAAQAFGYPQVFVTMIATVAGIVVGAVPGLTATMALALLINLTYSMQLATAVAFLLGVYVGAVMGGCYSAIMINIPGTPSAAATALDGFVLAKKGHGGQAIGVGIVASFVGTLISILLLIFLTPFLYKIALKFGQWEYFLISVFGIMICGNLSTQSTPLKGWIVGFLGFFTAMIGLDAVYAFPRFTYGSYDLMGGISLIPALIGVFGISEILTVLQEDIPYSIESQLGKVLPDKSMVKDVLSTAVRSGFIGSGIGAVPGAGEDIAAWVSYDVGKRRSKHGHLFGKGSYEGLASAETANNACIGGAMIPLLTLAVPGSPPAAMFLAAIWLHGIKPGPMLALESPDFLYLTAVTLLIATASMLVFGLLLTKPMVKILKINRKILMPIIVPLTVIGAYAGNVNIFDIHVMFIFGILGYILRKLNYPMAPLVLGIILGPTADISFRQALMQGQGSIIPLLGRPVGIILMLAIVWIFISGVKNSRLQKKTSASQPQ
- a CDS encoding transketolase C-terminal domain-containing protein translates to MRTTDSLRTTYGETLVELGKDNKDIVMLEADLGNSTMSKLFAAEYPERYFQMGIAEQNMASVSAGLSLTGKIPFMNSFAVFASGRAYDQIRSSITIANLNVKICGSSAGLSDYGDGKTHQSIDDIALMQVLPHMTVLSPCDAVETEKMVRAMVEEKGPMYLRINRNDLPIVTNPDEEYHIGKMTQMVDGGDVVIFATGVMVQQSMEAAKILAKEGISARVVNVSTIKPLDTEALLGFCEGVKGVVTAEEHNVIGGLGSVVCQALSKSRLPIEMLGVGDRYGTSAENYEILLRHYGLEAEDVAKKVRSVLADK
- a CDS encoding transketolase; translation: MNYSQELVKELQLKAIQVRANILEMIPPGKVGHLGGSSSIADVMAALYFHTMKVNKDDPKDPARDRLIMSKGHAVLVQYACLAELGYFERSELGKVKTFEGILQGHPDMDKTPGIEAVTGSLGQGLSVSLGVALGLTLDKSESRVYTILGDGELAEGQVWEAVMAAAVYKASNLTAIVDWNGVQATSTTAEIFPIENLVEKWKAFGWNVIEIDGHDMVQVLEAIDAAKAYKEGPTAIMAHTIKGKCFPFAEGKAKYHNAAMSEEEYKIAWQCIDNMRKEVEA
- a CDS encoding FadR/GntR family transcriptional regulator, encoding MPQQNSTKIVRQEKISNQVYEQLLAQIKSNKWKEGAKLPSENEMRQEFGVSRISIREAMQKLKALGIVETRHGEGSFIRRVTSENYRDMLFPMFMIDKNSLQEILEYRMVMEVGATEIAATRITKEECDALEAIVVRMEQNATDIKVFAHDDIQFHMAIAKATKNNMLINVALFMQDLMNASMESIVTHLGMHDGRYYHRLILEALRVHNREEAARLMREHVAKTVDRISELAEL
- a CDS encoding zinc-binding dehydrogenase, with amino-acid sequence MKALYYVGEKQMVLREVPTPVPSENEYLIQVKSNGICGSDFEGYMGKTGRRTPPMIMGHEFSGVVTQAPKGGKFQEGQKVVVFPKPYCGVCEFCKKGMVNVCPEGICMGVLDVDGSMCEYVTIEEKYLLPFDGISFNEAAFTEPLAVAYRSVYKISDAELAEADYTLIIGAGTIGLMALALLKYRGAKNVIVSDATDFRLGIAKELGADYLVNPRTQDFLAEITTITSGKMIDFSIEAVGIAPTAKNSLECLKIGGTAIWIGNAQKMIEVNMQNIVTKELKIKGNYVYDLDGFADSLRLLSERKINIKPLITHSYKLEDGVQAFKDLENNREGKMLKVMLES
- a CDS encoding glucose 1-dehydrogenase yields the protein MNVKDKVILVTGGAGGLGAVMVELLCKHGAKLYILDLDEKKGMELEAELVKSSYCASFIQMDLTSEEAWKETIDTVVAKEGRIDVLVNNAGINIRKPIEEMVISEFNTMMLVNVGSVFLGTKYVIPVMRKQGGGAIINTSSVCGLIGHRYTPEAYTTTKGAVTLLTKSIASRYGSENIRCNSIHPSTVDTPLVQQMFKDPVKKQQRFDEVPLGRLATSDDVANAVLYLASEEASFINGVALPVDGGVTCC
- a CDS encoding transketolase codes for the protein MIYTASTIDLLKYVLRLLRREKMNYSQELVKELQLKAIQVRANILEMIPPGKVGHLGGSSSIADVMAALYFHTMKVNKDDPKDPSRDRLIMSKGHAVLVQYACLAELGYFERSELGKVKTFEGILQGHPDMDKTPGIEAVTGSLGQGLSVSLGVALGLTLDKSESRVYTILGDGELAEGQVWEAVMAAAVYKASNLTAIVDWNGVQATSTTAEIFPIENLVEKWKAFGWNVIEIDGHDMVQVLEAIDAAKAYKEGPTAIMAHTIKGKCFPFAEGKAKYHNAAMSEEEYKIAWQCIDNMRKEVEA